The Chryseobacterium nakagawai genome has a segment encoding these proteins:
- a CDS encoding acetyl-CoA hydrolase/transferase family protein, which translates to MNNYISAEEAIYTIKSGNRVFFHGSACTPNYLIDELARQAHRLDKVEMVSITQQGNIEIAKPEYKDKFFVNSLFVSTPVRDAVNSDRGDFVPVFLSEIPILFRKNILPLDVALVTVSPPDRHGFCTLGTSVDIARAAVDTAKIIVALVNPRMPRTHGDGMIHISRIHKLVWHEEELHTVDYSSKVGPEEMLVGKNVAELIEDRSTLQMGIGTIPDAVLQCLHSHKDLGIHTEMLSDGVIDLIQNDVINNKYKGYNDNKTITSFCFGTRKLYDYVDDNTVFAFRDVSEVNFPINIMKNKKLVAINSAIEIDLTGQVCADSIGTLQYSGIGGQMDFMRGAALSEDGKPIIAITARTKKGISRIVPFLKQGAGVVTTRGHIHYVVTEYGTAYLYGKNLRQRAQELISIAHPDDREMLERAAFERFKH; encoded by the coding sequence ATGAATAATTACATCAGCGCAGAAGAAGCGATATATACGATAAAAAGCGGTAACCGTGTATTTTTCCACGGCAGCGCATGTACTCCCAATTATCTGATTGATGAACTGGCAAGACAAGCTCACAGGTTAGACAAGGTAGAAATGGTTTCTATTACCCAACAAGGAAATATAGAAATTGCAAAACCTGAGTATAAAGACAAATTCTTTGTCAATTCCTTATTCGTATCTACGCCGGTTCGTGATGCTGTAAATTCAGACAGAGGAGACTTTGTTCCTGTATTTTTAAGTGAAATTCCCATTTTATTCAGAAAGAATATACTCCCGCTGGATGTGGCTTTGGTAACCGTTTCGCCACCAGACAGGCATGGTTTCTGTACATTGGGAACATCTGTAGACATTGCAAGAGCTGCTGTAGATACTGCGAAAATTATTGTTGCATTGGTTAATCCAAGAATGCCCAGAACTCATGGAGACGGAATGATTCACATCAGCAGAATCCATAAACTCGTTTGGCATGAAGAAGAACTTCACACCGTGGATTATAGTTCAAAAGTTGGTCCTGAAGAAATGCTGGTAGGGAAAAATGTAGCGGAACTTATTGAAGACCGTTCCACCCTACAAATGGGTATAGGAACTATTCCTGATGCTGTTTTACAATGTTTGCATAGCCATAAGGATCTTGGTATTCATACCGAAATGTTAAGTGATGGTGTGATAGACCTTATTCAGAACGATGTAATCAATAATAAATATAAAGGCTACAACGACAATAAAACCATTACCAGCTTCTGTTTTGGAACCAGAAAATTGTATGATTATGTGGATGACAACACTGTTTTTGCTTTCAGAGATGTGAGTGAGGTCAACTTCCCGATCAATATCATGAAGAATAAAAAACTGGTAGCCATCAACTCTGCCATTGAAATTGACCTTACCGGACAGGTATGCGCAGACTCTATCGGAACATTGCAATATAGTGGTATTGGTGGTCAAATGGACTTTATGCGTGGTGCTGCCTTAAGCGAAGATGGAAAACCTATCATTGCCATCACTGCAAGAACAAAAAAAGGAATTTCAAGGATTGTTCCTTTTCTGAAACAAGGGGCAGGTGTAGTCACCACAAGAGGTCACATCCATTACGTTGTTACAGAATATGGCACCGCTTATCTGTATGGGAAAAACCTTCGCCAGAGAGCGCAGGAGCTGATTAGCATTGCCCATCCTGATGATAGAGAAATGCTTGAAAGAGCTGCTTTTGAAAGGTTTAAACACTGA